One Lactobacillus crispatus DNA segment encodes these proteins:
- the gyrB gene encoding DNA topoisomerase (ATP-hydrolyzing) subunit B, translated as MADNSKENLEKVKKYEKEADKYNASQIQVLGGLEAVRKRPGMYIGSTSSQGLHHLVWEIIDNSIDERLAGFATKIEVTINEDGSVTVQDDGRGIPVDIQEKTGRPALETVFTVLHAGGKFGGGGYKVSGGLHGVGASVVNALSTKLDVTVMRDGKKYFIDFDHGRVKDEMKQIGTVPLDEHGTIVHFYPDPDIFTETIVFDDKILKNRIRELAFLNKGLTLTFTDKRKDTAETDVYKFEGGIKEYVAFLNKRQEVLFDDPIYVESTYNGIDVEVALQYTNGYKTTLMTFANNIHTYEGGMHEAGFKTALTRVVNDYAHKSKILKDKDDNLSGEDIREGMTAIVSVKHPSPQFEGQTKTKLGNSDARTAVDKAFSETFSRFLMENPSVGRKIVEKGQLAERARTAAKRAREVTRKKSGLEIANLPGKLADNTSNDPSISELFIVEGNSAGGSAKQGRSRLTQAILPIRGKILNVEKASMDRIMANQEIRSLFTALGTGFGADFDVSKARYHKLIIMTDADVDGAHIRTLLLTLFYNYMRPMIDKGYVYIAKPPLYQVRQGKVVRYLDTDEELHDYLGSLQPSPKPTVQRYKGLGEMDPEQLWETTMNPENRRLDRVSPEYAKDADAVFELLMGNEVSPRRDFIQKNAKYVENLDA; from the coding sequence ATGGCTGATAATTCAAAAGAAAATCTTGAAAAGGTCAAAAAATATGAAAAAGAGGCTGACAAGTATAATGCCAGTCAAATTCAGGTTCTTGGCGGTCTAGAAGCTGTACGTAAGCGGCCAGGTATGTATATCGGTTCGACTAGTTCTCAGGGATTGCACCACTTAGTGTGGGAAATTATTGATAACAGTATTGATGAACGACTTGCTGGTTTTGCGACCAAGATTGAAGTTACGATTAACGAAGATGGTAGTGTCACCGTTCAAGATGATGGACGTGGGATTCCTGTAGATATTCAAGAAAAAACAGGTCGTCCTGCATTAGAGACTGTATTTACTGTACTTCACGCCGGTGGTAAATTCGGCGGTGGTGGATATAAGGTTTCTGGTGGTTTGCACGGAGTTGGGGCTTCAGTAGTTAACGCTCTGTCCACTAAACTTGATGTTACCGTAATGCGTGATGGCAAAAAGTACTTTATCGATTTCGATCATGGCCGTGTTAAGGATGAGATGAAACAAATTGGCACGGTTCCACTTGATGAACATGGGACGATTGTTCACTTCTATCCAGATCCAGATATTTTCACAGAAACTATTGTTTTTGATGACAAGATCTTGAAGAACAGAATCCGTGAATTGGCCTTTTTGAACAAGGGATTAACTTTAACCTTTACTGACAAGCGTAAAGACACTGCCGAAACAGATGTGTATAAGTTTGAAGGTGGGATTAAGGAATACGTTGCCTTTTTGAACAAGAGACAAGAAGTATTATTTGATGATCCAATTTATGTTGAAAGCACCTATAATGGCATTGATGTTGAAGTGGCTTTGCAATATACAAATGGCTATAAGACTACTTTGATGACTTTTGCCAATAATATTCACACCTATGAAGGCGGGATGCACGAGGCCGGTTTTAAGACTGCGTTAACACGCGTGGTTAATGACTATGCACATAAGTCTAAGATCTTGAAAGATAAGGACGATAATCTTTCCGGTGAAGACATTCGTGAAGGAATGACAGCTATTGTCTCAGTTAAGCACCCTAGTCCGCAATTTGAAGGTCAGACTAAGACCAAGTTAGGTAATTCGGATGCTAGAACTGCTGTAGATAAGGCTTTTTCAGAAACCTTTAGTCGTTTCTTGATGGAAAATCCTTCAGTTGGGCGCAAGATTGTAGAAAAGGGTCAATTAGCCGAACGAGCTAGAACTGCTGCCAAGCGTGCACGTGAAGTAACAAGAAAGAAATCTGGTCTGGAAATTGCTAATTTACCAGGTAAGTTAGCCGACAATACAAGTAACGATCCAAGTATTTCAGAACTGTTTATCGTCGAGGGTAACTCAGCCGGCGGTTCTGCTAAGCAAGGTAGATCACGTTTAACACAGGCTATTTTGCCAATCAGAGGTAAGATTTTAAATGTTGAAAAAGCTTCGATGGATCGAATCATGGCTAACCAAGAAATTAGATCTTTATTCACAGCTTTAGGAACAGGCTTTGGTGCTGACTTTGACGTTTCAAAAGCACGTTATCACAAATTGATTATCATGACTGATGCCGATGTCGATGGTGCCCACATTAGAACCCTGCTGTTGACCTTGTTCTATAACTATATGCGCCCAATGATCGACAAGGGCTATGTTTATATCGCCAAGCCACCTCTATACCAAGTTCGTCAGGGGAAAGTGGTCAGATATCTTGATACTGACGAAGAATTGCATGATTACTTAGGTAGCTTGCAACCAAGTCCCAAGCCTACTGTGCAACGTTACAAGGGGTTAGGTGAAATGGACCCAGAGCAGTTGTGGGAAACTACTATGAATCCAGAAAATAGAAGACTGGATCGGGTAAGTCCTGAGTATGCTAAAGATGCTGACGCAGTCTTTGAGCTCTTAATGGGAAATGAAGTTTCACCAAGACGTGACTTTATTCAAAAGAATGCTAAATATGTTGAAAACTTGGATGCATAG